In a single window of the Nilaparvata lugens isolate BPH chromosome 1, ASM1435652v1, whole genome shotgun sequence genome:
- the LOC111059586 gene encoding lysocardiolipin acyltransferase 1 isoform X2 yields MRKEWVLGMLYAGLWAASIFSGFLMLCCPVFPLMLVNQKLYRRLTDLIFAIWELYPVALMEVLFGTKIVVSGDEIRPESALIIMNHRTRCDWNFLWGAMFYGSRRPAHKLKFVLKAPIKHIPGPGWVMQMAGFLFIDRSWQKDEKVLKTSLDYMRDLKNTYQILIFPEGTDLTPHNLEKSNAFARSHNLEEYKRVLHPKTTGFSFLASTMRENNQLDAVYDLTVGYPDKYPQSEMDVVKGVFPQQVNFFVKRYPVQSLPTDTEDLKAWLKNIWKNKEKKLESFYKQQTFTPEDDELLGEKLHFNNDTSNALYLALLFWTSLIVITNYLLITSTLMQIWTLMHCFLLVVLSLTKGSLAFEIYCYRKNEEEDDYMVEYHSKKKK; encoded by the exons atgagaaaagaatGGGTGCTGGGAATGCTGTATGCAGGCCTGTGGGCCGCCAGCATATTCTCCGGCTTCCTGATGTTGTGCTGTCCGGTATTTCCGTTGATGCTCGTCAACCAGAAGCTCTATAGGCGACTCACCGATCTCATTTTTGCTATCTGGGAACTCTACCCGGTG GCACTGATGGAAGTGTTGTTTGGcacaaaaatagtagtcagcgGTGATGAGATTCGTCCCGAATCAGCGCTGATCATAATGAACCACAGGACTCGCTGTGACTGGAACTTCCTGTGGGGAGCAATGTTCTACGGATCACGACGCCCCGCCCACAAACTCAAATTTGTATTGAAGGCGCCCATCAAACACATTCCTGGACCAG GATGGGTGATGCAAATGGCTGGATTTCTTTTCATAGATCGGAGCTGGCAGAAAGACGAAAAAGTACTCAAAACTTCTCTGGACTATATGAGGGACCTCAAAAACACATATCAG ATATTAATATTTCCGGAAGGAACTGATCTAACACCACACAACTTGGAAAAAAGCAATGCATTTGCCAGAAGTCATAATCTGGAGGAATATAAGAGAGTTCTTCATCCAAAGACTACTGGATTTTCATTCCTAGCTTCAacaatgagagaga atAATCAATTGGATGCTGTGTATGATCTGACAGTTGGATATCCAGACAAATACCCACAAAGTGAAATGGACGTGGTTAAAGGAGTATTTCCACAGCAagtcaatttttttgttaaaag GTATCCTGTGCAGTCACTTCCTACAGACACAGAAGATTTGAAAGCctggttgaaaaatatttggaagaacaaggagaagaagttgGAATCTTTCTATAAACAGCAAACCTTTACACCTGAAGATGACGAACTCTTGGGAGAGAAActtcattttaataatgatacTAGTAATGCTCTCTACTTGGCGTTATTGTTCTGGACAAGCCTCATTGTAATTACCAATTATCTTTTGATAACATCAACGCTAATGCAGATTTGGACACTCATGCACTGCTTTTTACTAGTGGTGTTGTCTCTTACTAAGGGCTCGCTTGCTTTTGAAATCTATTGTTACaggaagaatgaagaagaagacgactATATGGTTGAATACCATAGTAAAAAGAAGAAGTAA
- the LOC111059586 gene encoding lysocardiolipin acyltransferase 1 isoform X1: protein MSFSRPYTTNKGAGEMRKEWVLGMLYAGLWAASIFSGFLMLCCPVFPLMLVNQKLYRRLTDLIFAIWELYPVALMEVLFGTKIVVSGDEIRPESALIIMNHRTRCDWNFLWGAMFYGSRRPAHKLKFVLKAPIKHIPGPGWVMQMAGFLFIDRSWQKDEKVLKTSLDYMRDLKNTYQILIFPEGTDLTPHNLEKSNAFARSHNLEEYKRVLHPKTTGFSFLASTMRENNQLDAVYDLTVGYPDKYPQSEMDVVKGVFPQQVNFFVKRYPVQSLPTDTEDLKAWLKNIWKNKEKKLESFYKQQTFTPEDDELLGEKLHFNNDTSNALYLALLFWTSLIVITNYLLITSTLMQIWTLMHCFLLVVLSLTKGSLAFEIYCYRKNEEEDDYMVEYHSKKKK from the exons GGAGCAggagaaatgagaaaagaatGGGTGCTGGGAATGCTGTATGCAGGCCTGTGGGCCGCCAGCATATTCTCCGGCTTCCTGATGTTGTGCTGTCCGGTATTTCCGTTGATGCTCGTCAACCAGAAGCTCTATAGGCGACTCACCGATCTCATTTTTGCTATCTGGGAACTCTACCCGGTG GCACTGATGGAAGTGTTGTTTGGcacaaaaatagtagtcagcgGTGATGAGATTCGTCCCGAATCAGCGCTGATCATAATGAACCACAGGACTCGCTGTGACTGGAACTTCCTGTGGGGAGCAATGTTCTACGGATCACGACGCCCCGCCCACAAACTCAAATTTGTATTGAAGGCGCCCATCAAACACATTCCTGGACCAG GATGGGTGATGCAAATGGCTGGATTTCTTTTCATAGATCGGAGCTGGCAGAAAGACGAAAAAGTACTCAAAACTTCTCTGGACTATATGAGGGACCTCAAAAACACATATCAG ATATTAATATTTCCGGAAGGAACTGATCTAACACCACACAACTTGGAAAAAAGCAATGCATTTGCCAGAAGTCATAATCTGGAGGAATATAAGAGAGTTCTTCATCCAAAGACTACTGGATTTTCATTCCTAGCTTCAacaatgagagaga atAATCAATTGGATGCTGTGTATGATCTGACAGTTGGATATCCAGACAAATACCCACAAAGTGAAATGGACGTGGTTAAAGGAGTATTTCCACAGCAagtcaatttttttgttaaaag GTATCCTGTGCAGTCACTTCCTACAGACACAGAAGATTTGAAAGCctggttgaaaaatatttggaagaacaaggagaagaagttgGAATCTTTCTATAAACAGCAAACCTTTACACCTGAAGATGACGAACTCTTGGGAGAGAAActtcattttaataatgatacTAGTAATGCTCTCTACTTGGCGTTATTGTTCTGGACAAGCCTCATTGTAATTACCAATTATCTTTTGATAACATCAACGCTAATGCAGATTTGGACACTCATGCACTGCTTTTTACTAGTGGTGTTGTCTCTTACTAAGGGCTCGCTTGCTTTTGAAATCTATTGTTACaggaagaatgaagaagaagacgactATATGGTTGAATACCATAGTAAAAAGAAGAAGTAA